In the Maribacter sp. MJ134 genome, one interval contains:
- a CDS encoding peptidase domain-containing ABC transporter: MLRKSFPNFRQLDSMDCGPTCLKIIAKYYGKEVSLESLRRHSHIDREGVSLAGIKEAAQTIGFETFSFFVSWKDLETKVNLPCIVHWEGNHFLTVYKIGRSKVYVSDPARGKYDLNFLEFKKKWNSEGEKGVVMTLEPTHDFLNKNVGKKGKYLLQIIRHFLNFEGLLSQLILGLLVSSIIQLALPFFTQSIVDYGIEYEDLGFIQILLICQVFLILIQGLIEIFRDWILLHISMRVNIRMMSDYLTKLILLPVSFFTRRGVGDLVKRINDNERIEEFLTNGSLTFLFDILNVFLFGLVLIFYSKLIFGVFFFGSLVYVLWSLSFMKKKALLDEDYFKASAKNQSKILELIYGIEDIKVNGSQERRKKEWYETQLKLFKVTSSNLRISHMQMNGAQILNELKNIVIVFVSAYSVIEGTFSLGVMLAIQFIIGQLNVPLNNMMSFLLDYQKAELSASRLYEVYQEKPEEFYKENDLKADHDSIIFRNVSFRYGPPGTPYALKNVSLSIPRGKVTAIVGHSGSGKSTLFRLLLNFYPPTEGSIYVGNHSLNDLSIKKWRQLCGVVLQEGRLFDDTIERNITESKSEQPTNLKELKKAIKYSMLEDFVENLPYKLRTKVGNNGIRLSGGEKQRILIARSIYKNPNYFFLDEPTSSLDSINETNILKNLESFYKNKTVVIIAHRLSTIRNADNIIVLDSGKLVEEGNHKSLIKNKSVYWELVQNQMDYFENI; the protein is encoded by the coding sequence ATGTTAAGAAAGTCTTTTCCAAATTTTAGACAGTTGGATTCTATGGACTGTGGGCCTACCTGTCTTAAAATTATTGCTAAATATTATGGAAAAGAGGTTTCCTTAGAATCTTTAAGAAGACATTCTCATATTGATAGAGAGGGAGTTTCACTTGCAGGAATTAAAGAGGCGGCCCAAACAATTGGATTCGAAACTTTTTCATTTTTTGTCTCCTGGAAGGATTTGGAAACTAAGGTTAACCTGCCATGTATAGTCCACTGGGAGGGCAATCACTTTCTTACTGTATATAAAATTGGTAGGTCTAAAGTATACGTATCCGACCCGGCCAGAGGTAAATATGATTTAAACTTTCTAGAGTTTAAGAAAAAATGGAATAGCGAGGGCGAAAAAGGGGTAGTTATGACTTTAGAGCCAACACATGATTTTCTTAATAAGAATGTAGGTAAAAAGGGTAAATATTTACTGCAAATAATAAGGCATTTTCTCAATTTTGAAGGTCTTTTAAGTCAATTAATATTAGGTTTATTAGTATCCTCAATTATTCAACTTGCTTTGCCATTTTTTACCCAAAGTATTGTTGATTATGGCATCGAGTATGAGGATTTGGGATTCATTCAAATTCTTTTAATTTGTCAAGTTTTTCTGATATTAATTCAAGGCTTAATTGAGATTTTTAGGGATTGGATTCTTCTCCATATTTCGATGCGTGTCAATATTAGAATGATGTCCGATTACCTTACAAAACTTATACTCTTGCCAGTTTCTTTTTTTACAAGAAGAGGTGTTGGTGATTTAGTTAAAAGAATTAATGATAATGAGAGAATAGAAGAATTTTTAACCAATGGGTCTTTAACTTTTTTATTTGACATACTCAACGTATTTCTTTTCGGTTTAGTTCTTATTTTCTACAGCAAATTAATATTTGGAGTATTCTTCTTTGGTTCTCTTGTATATGTGTTGTGGTCGTTGTCATTTATGAAAAAGAAGGCTCTTTTAGATGAAGACTATTTTAAAGCCAGTGCTAAGAACCAATCAAAAATTTTGGAACTAATTTATGGAATAGAAGATATAAAAGTCAATGGGTCACAAGAAAGAAGAAAAAAAGAATGGTATGAAACACAATTGAAGTTATTTAAGGTAACGTCCTCGAATCTACGAATAAGCCATATGCAGATGAATGGCGCACAAATTTTAAATGAATTAAAGAACATTGTAATTGTATTTGTATCTGCATATTCAGTAATTGAGGGTACTTTTAGTTTAGGAGTAATGCTAGCCATTCAATTTATAATAGGACAACTAAATGTGCCATTGAATAATATGATGAGTTTTTTATTGGATTACCAAAAAGCTGAACTATCTGCAAGTAGATTATATGAGGTATACCAAGAGAAACCTGAAGAATTTTACAAGGAAAATGATTTAAAAGCAGACCATGATTCTATTATCTTTAGAAATGTTTCCTTTAGGTATGGACCACCCGGAACACCTTATGCTTTAAAAAATGTTTCCCTATCAATACCAAGAGGTAAGGTGACGGCGATTGTAGGGCATAGCGGTTCTGGGAAATCTACCTTATTTAGGCTTTTATTGAACTTTTATCCCCCAACTGAGGGCAGTATATATGTAGGTAATCATAGTTTAAATGATTTAAGCATAAAAAAATGGCGTCAACTTTGCGGCGTTGTCTTACAGGAAGGAAGGCTTTTTGACGATACCATCGAAAGAAATATTACCGAATCAAAATCAGAACAACCAACAAACTTAAAAGAATTAAAAAAAGCTATTAAATATTCCATGCTCGAAGATTTTGTTGAAAATCTTCCATACAAACTTAGAACCAAAGTTGGTAATAATGGGATTCGTTTGAGCGGTGGCGAAAAGCAAAGAATTTTAATAGCAAGGTCAATATATAAGAATCCAAATTATTTTTTTTTAGATGAACCAACCAGTTCTTTGGATTCAATTAATGAAACGAATATTCTCAAAAATTTAGAGTCTTTTTATAAAAACAAGACTGTGGTCATAATTGCACATAGGTTATCTACAATTAGAAATGCAGACAATATTATAGTTTTAGATAGCGGAAAATTAGTCGAAGAAGGAAATCATAAATCGCTGATTAAGAACAAGTCAGTATATTGGGAATTAGTACAAAATCAAATGGATTATTTTGAAAATATCTAA
- a CDS encoding N-acetylmuramoyl-L-alanine amidase, which yields MKARIVVLICGLMLSNNKTIGQTIQTGRKVVVLDAGHGGSDSGTVSEGGLQEKDVVLDIVRYMIAWNKSLLESKYDIYLTRRKDTLISLTDRTKLVKHLKPDVFISLHCNHLNDTNIQGAEIYTYDSNELSLLYAKIILNELNQDLGFKTRKPKQGNFQVLRETKEHCPALLLELGYLSNSSESYYLNDSQNRKALALSILMSI from the coding sequence ATGAAGGCAAGAATAGTCGTTCTTATTTGTGGATTGATGCTAAGCAACAACAAAACTATAGGGCAAACCATACAAACAGGGCGCAAAGTTGTTGTTCTTGATGCCGGGCATGGGGGAAGCGATTCAGGTACTGTTTCCGAAGGTGGGCTTCAGGAAAAGGATGTTGTTCTAGACATTGTCCGGTATATGATAGCTTGGAACAAAAGTTTATTGGAATCCAAATATGACATCTATTTGACAAGGAGAAAGGATACCTTGATTTCATTGACTGATAGAACCAAGCTCGTCAAACATCTAAAACCTGATGTTTTCATTTCGCTGCATTGTAATCATTTAAATGATACTAACATACAAGGTGCAGAAATCTATACCTATGATAGTAATGAATTATCTCTGTTGTATGCGAAAATAATTTTGAATGAGCTAAATCAGGACCTTGGTTTTAAGACTAGAAAACCTAAACAGGGCAATTTTCAGGTTTTAAGGGAAACAAAAGAGCACTGTCCTGCGCTTCTATTAGAGCTTGGGTATTTGTCCAATTCAAGTGAGTCCTACTATTTAAATGACAGCCAAAACAGGAAGGCATTGGCTTTATCCATATTAATGTCCATTTAA
- a CDS encoding prolyl oligopeptidase family serine peptidase — protein MKHPYFSLLIIVFLYNCEKQKTFDYPETNNIVESITNFDITYTNNFSNLENFKSEESKNWFTIQDSIAEQYFLNNPKYGELKEHHESLYYREYDYAYDLKYDENSNVYFLTYIYEGDNPILNLIKKSTLTNTEKSIYKSINYKDGTYDIEYYKPSYDGSKLALAFGKEDVFFNEIVILDTSTGKIVGNPILNTKPNKAGGIIWSPDNESILFIKYPDLNNENSDRNSYTAYVNTNSNEHKTIPIFKNKSNNLNFSEEYYPVPVFRSEQSNYLFTYIGNASNHWDCYYITADDFFSNNLNWKLLFQEQDQVLYDYGIEKDHKYYYKRINNNVLELCYTNLKNPDFKNPIVIYKSSGGEQLQNFKVTSGGIYFSVSNNGVSEKLYKANDDGFKKKIPLPKVTGEISFDFRSPYQSDLWVNLSSWSANPFRYKVQEDTLILDKLGMLAEYPEFDNIVTEIIEVESHDGELVPLSIIKNKDFKKTNNTKAIITAYGAYGFLEKPWFHPSIADFVKSGNIYVTAHVRGGGEKGPDWHEQGMKSLKENSWKDLINCSEFLLQNSFVDKGNLALNVNSAGGIAGAMAVNSRPDLYKVFTGFLPSLNPIRIESMKDFDDSDNIFEFGTVKEEQSYKDLLKMDPVVNFSSGIKYPSTYIIIGFNDYLVPPSDGGKLIALLQSSTENHEKPYLLDVKINAEHDIDWLEDYSRMLFFTINELDREY, from the coding sequence ATGAAACACCCCTATTTCTCTCTGTTAATAATAGTCTTTCTTTACAACTGTGAAAAACAAAAAACCTTTGACTATCCAGAGACAAACAACATTGTTGAAAGCATCACAAATTTTGATATAACTTACACTAATAACTTTTCAAATCTTGAAAACTTCAAAAGTGAAGAATCTAAGAATTGGTTTACAATTCAGGATTCGATTGCTGAACAATATTTTCTTAATAACCCTAAATATGGAGAATTAAAAGAACACCACGAGTCCCTATATTATAGAGAATATGATTACGCATATGATCTTAAATATGATGAAAATAGTAACGTTTATTTTCTAACCTATATATATGAAGGAGATAATCCCATATTAAATTTAATTAAAAAATCCACCTTAACAAATACTGAAAAAAGCATATACAAATCTATTAATTACAAGGATGGAACATATGATATAGAATATTATAAACCATCTTACGATGGGTCAAAATTGGCCCTGGCTTTTGGCAAAGAAGACGTCTTTTTTAATGAAATCGTTATTTTGGATACCTCTACTGGTAAAATTGTTGGTAACCCCATCCTTAATACAAAACCGAATAAGGCAGGTGGTATAATCTGGTCTCCAGACAATGAGTCCATACTTTTTATCAAATATCCAGATTTGAACAATGAGAATAGCGATAGAAATAGCTATACAGCATATGTAAACACTAATTCTAATGAACACAAAACTATTCCAATTTTTAAGAATAAATCAAATAATTTAAATTTCAGTGAGGAATATTATCCGGTTCCTGTTTTTAGATCCGAACAGAGTAATTATTTGTTTACCTATATTGGTAATGCTTCAAATCACTGGGATTGTTATTACATAACTGCAGATGATTTTTTTAGTAATAATTTAAATTGGAAATTATTATTTCAAGAGCAAGACCAAGTATTATATGATTATGGAATAGAAAAAGACCACAAGTATTATTATAAAAGAATAAATAATAATGTCCTTGAATTGTGCTACACAAACCTAAAGAACCCCGACTTTAAGAATCCTATTGTTATATATAAAAGTTCAGGAGGCGAGCAACTACAAAACTTTAAGGTAACATCAGGCGGTATATATTTTTCTGTATCCAATAATGGTGTATCTGAAAAATTATATAAAGCCAATGATGACGGTTTCAAAAAGAAGATTCCTCTTCCTAAAGTGACTGGAGAAATTTCTTTTGATTTCAGATCACCCTACCAAAGTGATTTATGGGTAAATCTATCTTCTTGGTCTGCTAACCCTTTTAGATACAAGGTACAGGAAGACACTTTGATTTTAGATAAGCTAGGGATGCTCGCTGAATATCCAGAGTTTGACAATATTGTTACTGAGATTATTGAGGTAGAATCACATGATGGAGAGTTAGTTCCTTTAAGTATTATAAAAAATAAGGATTTCAAAAAAACTAATAATACCAAAGCAATTATTACAGCTTATGGGGCATATGGGTTTCTGGAAAAACCTTGGTTTCATCCATCTATTGCGGACTTTGTAAAATCTGGAAACATATATGTTACCGCACATGTACGGGGTGGGGGTGAAAAAGGACCTGATTGGCACGAACAAGGAATGAAATCTTTGAAGGAAAATTCATGGAAAGACTTAATCAATTGTAGCGAATTTTTATTGCAAAATAGTTTTGTAGATAAGGGTAATCTGGCTCTAAACGTCAATAGTGCAGGTGGTATTGCAGGTGCAATGGCAGTTAATAGTAGACCGGACCTATACAAAGTATTTACAGGATTTTTACCGTCATTGAATCCAATAAGAATCGAGTCAATGAAAGATTTTGATGATTCTGATAATATATTTGAGTTTGGAACTGTGAAAGAGGAGCAGAGTTACAAAGATTTATTGAAAATGGATCCTGTTGTAAATTTTTCTTCAGGAATTAAATA
- a CDS encoding helix-turn-helix domain-containing protein has translation MPTNIITSEDLNLFKEELLVEFKQLLIKYEKVTIDKWIKSNEVMQKLDISPGTLQNFRINGTIPFTKLGGIIFYDEEKINEILENNEVDFKKRAA, from the coding sequence ATGCCAACAAACATAATTACTTCGGAAGATTTAAATCTGTTCAAAGAAGAGCTTTTAGTAGAATTCAAGCAACTTCTTATAAAATATGAAAAGGTCACTATTGACAAATGGATAAAATCCAATGAAGTCATGCAGAAACTCGACATCAGCCCCGGAACACTGCAAAATTTCAGAATCAATGGCACTATTCCCTTTACAAAGCTAGGAGGGATAATTTTCTATGATGAAGAAAAAATCAATGAAATCCTAGAGAACAATGAAGTAGACTTTAAAAAAAGAGCGGCATGA
- a CDS encoding HlyD family secretion protein — protein sequence MKISNYKNFEDSFLSRPPGWMLRWGTLFTFLFFFLIFVFAGIFRYNEILDAEILVTSENPPIDLFSRKSGRLVYKNFESGKNVHENEILAVIENSSNYQDIFYLKEKLQNDIVLFSTVEKLFQEFPSNLELETDIHYSYQSFLKAFEEYLLFLNLKEDSLTSDNLKSRILKLKKQLEIKQGRSVSASRNYWLSNEKYKRQLGLFKKGVISKQELDEFEQQLIISKNDVSQIEEQIEVLKADTLSLKNLSQESLNKNYSNSSSLNSELQLTRQELKSKIEQWENIYTLKTPVSGKVTVFDIWKNHQNVNEGEHIITIVPESGNLLIGKCKVPVMNSAKLRLGQKVIIKLDNYPFHEWGHLWGTVNAISETPKKGEEVYYSVYVSIPDLTTSFGKEIEFRQEMLGQAKIILEEVSLLRRIFYGARNIWENIQQ from the coding sequence TTGAAAATATCTAACTACAAAAATTTTGAAGATTCTTTTTTAAGTCGTCCTCCCGGTTGGATGTTAAGGTGGGGGACATTGTTTACGTTTCTTTTTTTCTTTCTGATTTTTGTCTTTGCCGGAATCTTCAGATATAATGAAATTTTAGATGCAGAAATTCTTGTAACCAGTGAGAACCCTCCAATTGATTTGTTTAGCAGAAAAAGTGGAAGATTAGTATATAAGAATTTTGAATCGGGAAAGAATGTACATGAAAACGAAATTCTTGCAGTAATAGAAAATTCGTCAAATTATCAGGATATCTTCTACTTAAAAGAAAAATTACAAAACGATATAGTATTGTTCAGTACTGTAGAAAAATTGTTTCAGGAATTCCCAAGTAATCTTGAATTGGAGACAGATATACACTATTCTTATCAAAGTTTTTTAAAAGCGTTTGAAGAATATTTATTGTTTTTAAACCTTAAAGAAGACAGCCTTACAAGTGATAATTTAAAGTCTAGAATTCTTAAATTGAAAAAACAACTAGAGATAAAACAGGGACGTTCAGTTTCGGCTAGTCGAAATTATTGGTTGTCAAATGAAAAGTATAAAAGACAACTCGGACTTTTTAAAAAGGGAGTTATTTCCAAACAAGAATTGGATGAATTTGAACAGCAGTTAATTATCTCTAAAAATGATGTAAGTCAAATTGAAGAACAGATAGAAGTATTGAAAGCGGATACACTTAGTCTAAAAAATCTCAGTCAAGAATCATTAAATAAAAATTATTCAAATAGTTCTAGCCTTAATTCTGAACTACAACTAACAAGACAAGAATTAAAGAGCAAAATAGAGCAATGGGAGAATATTTACACACTTAAGACTCCTGTTTCTGGAAAAGTAACGGTTTTTGATATTTGGAAAAATCACCAAAATGTTAATGAAGGAGAGCACATAATAACTATAGTACCGGAGAGTGGAAATTTGCTTATAGGAAAATGTAAAGTTCCAGTTATGAATTCCGCAAAACTTAGACTAGGTCAAAAAGTTATTATAAAACTAGATAATTATCCATTCCACGAATGGGGACATTTATGGGGGACTGTAAATGCCATTTCGGAAACTCCTAAAAAGGGAGAAGAGGTTTATTATTCCGTTTATGTTTCCATTCCAGATTTGACCACATCCTTTGGAAAGGAAATAGAATTTAGACAGGAAATGTTAGGCCAAGCAAAAATAATTCTTGAGGAAGTATCACTTTTAAGGAGAATATTTTACGGAGCTAGAAATATTTGGGAAAATATTCAGCAATAG